In Cellulomonas sp. Y8, the genomic stretch GGGCCTGGCCGGGGCCGCCGCGATGGTCCTCACCGGTGTGGTGCGGCCCGCCCGGGCGCTCCGGGCCGTGCCGTGGGAGACGCTGGTCCTGATCGGCGGCCTCATCCCGCTGTCGGCCGCGATCTCGGGGTCCGGCGCGGCCGACGTGCTGGCGGACGTCGTGGTCCGCGTGGTCCCCGACGGCGACGGGCACCTCCTGCTGGTCGCGCTGTTCCTGCTGACGGTCGCCCTGGGGCAGTTCGTGTCGAACGCGGCGACCGTCCTCGTCGTCACGCCCATCGCCCTGGCGGCGGGCGCCGAGGTCGGCGTCGGGGCCGAACCGGTGCTGATGCTCGTGGCGGCGGCGGGGGCGGCGTCGTTCCTCACGCCGCTGGCGACCCCGGCCAACATGATCGTGCAGGGCCCCAGCGGGTACCGGTTCGGCGACTACTGGCGGCTCGGGGCGGTGGTGACGCTCGCGTGGCTCGTCGTGGTGACGCTCGTCGTGCCCCTGGTGTGGCCTTTGGGCTCGTGAGATCCGGGCCGCCTCCACCGAGGCGCGTGGCCGCGCGCCGCCCGCCGCCCTACGATCGGCACGTGACGCCCCTCACACGCGTCGGCATCGTCGAGGACGAGGCGCTGATGCGCTCGATGCTCGAGCAGACCCTGTCGGCGCAGGAGTCGATCCGCGTCGTGCACGCGGTCCCGGGGGTCACGGAGGCGCGGCTCGTCTTCACCCCGGGCTCGTGCGACGTCGCGCTGCTCGATGTCAACCTGCCCGACGGCAACGGGGTCGCCCTCGGCGTCACGCTGCAGCGGGCGGACCCGCGGCTCGCGGTCATGCTGCTGTCCAGCGAGGACGTCATGGGCCTGTTCACCACGGTGCAGGACCAGGCGAGCCGGCCGTGGAGCTACCTGTCCAAGAGGTCGAGCTTCGCCCGGGACGTCCTGGTGCGCGCGGTCGTGGCCACCGCGCAGGGTCAGGTCGTGCTCGACCCCTACCTGGTCCAGCGGTCGCAGCCCCGGCCGGGGTCGGCCGTCTCCGAGCTCACACCCGCGCAGTTCGGGGTGCTGCGGCTCGTCGCGGAGGGGCTGTCGAACCAGGCCGCCGGCGAGCGGCTCGGGATCAACGAGCGCTCGGTCGAGAGCCACCTCAAGTCGATCTACCAGCGGCTCGGGATCGACGGCGACGGGCACAACCGGCGGGTCGCCGCCGTGCTGGCGTTCCTCGAGCAGACGGGGCGCACGTGGCGGGGGTGACCACGGCGACCGCGGGCAGCCGTGACCTACGACGCGTCACGCTCGTCGTCGGGATCACCAACACCGCCCTCTACGCGGCGCTGACGGCGGGCGCGTGGGCCGCGTGGGGCGGGTTGCAGGCCGAGCTGAGCCGGGAGCGCAGCCTCGCCGCCGTCGTCGCCGACGGGGTCCTCATCCTCGTCATCAACCTCGCGTTCGGGCTCGCCGTCCTGGCCGGCGCGCTCGCGCTGGGCGTGCTCGACCGCGGCTGGCCCGCCCGCGTCGGGCTGACCGCCGCGGTGTCCGCGGCCGCATCGGTGCCGCGGATGGCGGCCCTGGTGTCGCTCGGCAGCACGCCCACCGGCGTGGCCTACGTGACCGCGACCGGCGCGATGGGGTTCCTGTCCGGCCTCGTCGGCGTCCTCGCGGCCGTCTTCGCGGGGACGCTCGTCGACCGCGCCCGGCGCGAGGAGCAGCGCCGCGCGGCCGAGGCGGACCGCGCCCGCCGCGCCGTCGACGCGCTGCAGGACGAGGAGCTCCGGGTGCGGCGCATGGTGTTCGACCAGCTGCACGGCACCCTGCAGTACCACCTGGTGAGCGTGACCGCCGGCCTCGACCGGCTGGCCGAGGACCTGGACGCGGCCGGCGCCCGCGACCGCGGCGCGGAGGTCCGCGCCTGGGCGGGGACGCTGGAGGAGATCCGGGAGCAGGACGTGCGTTCCCTGAGCCACGCCGTGTTCCCCTCCGGCGCCGACCTCGGCACGGAGGAGGCGATCGCACTGCTGCTGCACCGGCTCCCGGCGCAGGTCAGCACCTCGATCGAGATCGGCCCCGTCTACCGCGGGCTCGTCGACCGCGGCGCCGCACCCATGCCGATGGCCGAGCGGCTCGTCGTCATCTACACCGTCGAGGAGGCCGTCACCAACGCGCTCAAGCACGGCCGGGCGCACGCGGTGCAGGTGCGCGCCGAGGCCGAGCCGACCTCGGACCCGGGGCGCTGGGTGTTCGCGACGGTCGTCGACGACGACGGCAGCGGGCCGACGCGCCCGGACCCGCCCCTGCACGGGCTCGCGCGGCACCGCGAGCGGCTCGAGCACCGGGGCGGCACGCTCACGCTCGGCACGAACCCGGACGGCGGCGGGCGGCTGAGCTTCCGGCTGCCGTTCACCGTGTCGCCGGGGGCTCCGCCGTCCTGACGTGACCTCCCGCCGACGCACGGCGGATGGCCCTCGCCCGCTCAGTCCCGGCCCGGCGGCCGATCGCGGTGCGGGTCCTGGTCCGTGCGTGGCGGCTCCTCGCGGCGCGGCTCCTCCTCGAGGACGGAGGCGCGGCGCCAGGCGGACCAGCTCGAGACGGAGAACATCACGGTCCCCGCGAACGCGAGCGCGGAACCGACCCAGGTGCCGAGCGTCTCGTCGACCGTGACGCTGATCAGCACCTTGGCGGCGAGCCCCAGCAGGACCAGGACGGTCGGGACGTCCAGCACCCGGCGGGCTCGCTGCGAGTCCTGGCCACGAAGCGACCCACCGGTGGCTGCTTCCCGGCCCATCGTGACCCGCTCTCCCGATGACGTCCTCGCGCCCGATGGTGGCAGGAGGTGGGGGCTCGCGCACGGCGGGACGCCGACGCCCCGCGCCCCGATCGGGTGCTGGCCGGCGGCCGGCTCCTCCAGGCCCGACCGCGGGTGATCCTCGCGGTCCACCCTGGCCCGTGCGCGCGGCGGCGCCCTAGACTCCGGACAATCCGGACGCATCGCAGCGTCCGGGCCCGAGGAGATCGACGATGATCGCATCCACGGCGGCGCTCGCCCGGCACGGCCGCGAGCACGGGTACGCGGTGCCCGCGGTGAACGTCCTCGACGACCTGAGCCTGCGGGCGGTGGTGGCCGCCGCGGTCCACCTCCAGGCCCCGCTCATCGTCCAGCTGTCCGTGAAGACGGTCCGGTCGACGGGCACCGAGCTGCTGACCAGCATGTTCCGGTACGCGACCCGCGACCTGACCGTCCCCGTGGCCCTGCACCTGGACCACTGCCCCGACCGGTCGGTGATCGACGAGGTGGTCGCCGCGGGCTGGTCGTCGGTGCTGTTCGACGCGTCGGACCGGGACCTCGTGACGGCCGAGCGGGAGACGGCCGAGGTCGTGGCGCAGGCGCACGCGGCCGGCCTGGACGTGGAGTCCGAGATCGAGAACATCGTCGGCGTCGAGGACGGCGTCGGGTCCGACGTCGCCCTGCACGCGTACTCCGTGGAGCAGCTCGCCGAGGTCGCGGACCGGACCGGCGCCGACCTCCTCGCGCCGCAGCTCGGCACCGCGCACGGCGAGTACCGCGCGCGGCCGGTCCTCCTGCCCGAGCGGGTGCGGGAGCTCGCCGCGCTGACGGACCGGCCGATCGTCCTGCACGGCGGCACCGGGCTCTCGGCGGACGACTTCGCCGCGTTCATCGCCGCGGGAGTCTCGAAGATCAACATCTCGACCGCCGTGAAGGTCGCCTACATGCGCGCGGCCGCGGCCCACCTCGACGTCGCTCGCGAGCGCGACAAGTGGGACCCCCCGAGCATGTTCCGCGACGTCGCCGCGGCGGTCGAGGGCGCGATCGTGCCGCTGGTCGAGCAGTTCGGCGCCGCCGGCCACGCGCGCGGCGTTGCGAGGGCCGTGCGGTGAGCCCGGGGCTGCTGCTCGACTGCGACGGCGTGCTGGCCGACACGGAGCGGGACGGACACCTCCCCGCCTTCAACGCGACCTTCGAGGAGTTCGGCCTCCCCGTGCGCTGGTCGCAGGAGGAGTACGGCCGGCTCCTCGCGATCGGCGGCGGCAAGGAGCGGCTGCGGACCCTGCTCGAGCCCGGGCTCGTCGCCCGCGCCGGGCTGCCGACCGACGAGGACGAGCAGCGGGAGCTGGTCGCCCGCTGGCACCGGGCGAAGACCGAGCGCTACACCGCGCTGGTCCGCTCGGGCGCGCTCCCGGGCCGCCCCGGGATCGCCCGGCTGGTCGCCGAGGCCGACGCGGCGGGCTGGCGGCTCGCCGTCGCGTCGACCTCCGCAGAGGAGTCGGTCCGGGCGGTGCTGGAGCACGCGGTCGGGCCGGGTCTGGCGGCGCGGTTCGACGTGTTCGCGGGCGACGTCGTGCCGCACAAGAAGCCCGCACCGGACATCTACCTGCTGGCCCTGCGCGAGACCGGGCTCGACCCGCGCGAGGTGGTCGTCGTCGAGGACAGCGCGAACGGGCTGCGGGCCGCACTCGCCGCCGGGCTCACCACCGTCGTCACCGTCAGCAGCTACACGCGGGACGAGGACTTCACCGGGGCCGCGCTGGTCGTGACGTCCCTCGGCGACCCCCCGGACGACCCGGCGACCACGCTGGCCGACCCCCGCGGCCTCGAGGTCGACGGCGCCGTCCGGCTCGAGCACCTGCAGCGCCTCCTCGGACCCCAGCAAGGAGCGACACCGTGAGCCAGCAGCGCGTCGAGCAGGTCGTCCGCACCGTCGCCGAGACCTGCGTCGAGAACGAGCAGTACTTCGGCGAGCTGGACTCCGTGGTCGGCGACGGGGACTTCGGCTTCTCCCTCGCCCGGGGGTTCGAGAACGTGCTGGCGGGCTGGGACGACTACGACCGGGCCGACGCCGGGACGTTCCTCCAGAAGATCGCGGTGACGATGAGCGGCCGGATCGGCGGCACCTCCGGCCCGATCTGGGGCACGGCGTTCCTGCGGGCCGCCGGCGTCGTCAAGGGCAAGCAGGAGGTCACGGGCGACGACGTCGTGGCGATGCTGCGCGCCGCCGTCGAGGGGATCAAGGCGCGGGGCGGCGCCGACCTCGGCGAGAAGACGCTGCTGGACGCGCTCGTCCCGCTGACGGACGCCGTCGAGCAGCGGCTCGCCGCCGGCGCCGCCCCCGCCGAGGTCGCGCAGGCGGCCGCCACGACCGCGCGCGCCGCGGCCGAGGCGACCCGGCCGATGCAGGCCCGGCGTGGCCGGGCGTCCTACACCGGCGAGCGCAGCATCGGGTCCCTCGACCCCGGCGCCGTCGCCGTGGCGGTGCTGGCAGAGCGGGTCGCCGCCACCTGGTGAGCGACCGAAAACCGGACGACAGGGAAGGCGACCGCGATGAAGAAGTTCGTCAACGACCCGAAGACCTTCGTGCCCGACATGCTCACCGGCCTGGCGCTGGCGAACCCGGACACCCTCCGGTACGTGCCCGAGTACAACCTGATCATGCGGGCCGACGCCCCGCGGCACGACAAGGTGTCGATCATCCAGGGCTCCGGGTCCGGTCACGAGCCCGCGCACGTCATGGTGGTCGGCAAGGGGATGCTCGACGGCGCGTGTCCCGGCGACGTGTTCGCCGCCCCGCCGATGGAGTACGTGCTCGAGTCCGCCAAGCTGCTCGCGTCCGACAAGGGCGTGCTGCTCCTGGTGAACAACTACACCGGCGACAAGATGGCGTTCGAGATGGCCTCCGAGCTCGCCGAGGCCGAGGGCCTGTCCGTCCGCACCCTGTTCATCGACGACGACGTCGCGGTCCAGGACTCGACGTGGACGGTCGGTCGCCGCGGCGTCGCGGGCAACTTCTTCGTGATGAAGGCCGTCGGCGCCGCCGCCGAGGCGGGGGCCGACCTGGACGAGCTCGTCCGGATCGGCGAGAAGGTCAACTCCGTCACCCGCACGATGGGCATCGCCCTCACCCCGTGCACGCCGCCGGCCAAGGGGTCGCCGCTGTTCGAGCTCGGCGACGACGAGATGGAGGTCGGCGTCGGGATCCATGGGGAGCCGGGCCGCCGCCGGGCGCCGCTGGTGCCGGCGGACGGGATCGTCGACGAGCTGCTCGGTGCGGTGCTCCCGGACCTGCCGTACGCCTCGGGCGACGAGGTCGCGCTGATGATCAACGGGCTGGGCGGCACGCCGATCAGCGAGCTGTACCTGCTGTACGGGATCGCGCACCAGAAGCTCGCCGCCCAGGGCATCACCGTCGGACGCTCCTACGTCGGCGAGTACTGCACCTCGCTCGACATGGCCGGCGCGTCCCTCACGCTCGTCCGGCTGGACGACGAGATCCGCGGGCTGCTCGCCGCGCCCGCCGAGGTGGCGGTGCGGGTGTTCTGACGCGGCGCGGGCACGCGGGCGGCGGTGGGCGCTGCTCCCCGCCGCCGCCCGCGGGGGTCGGCCGGGCGGCCGGTCCGTACCGTCAGGCGGTGAGGAACCGCTCGTAGAACGCGCGCGGGTCCTCGGCCAGGGACGCCTTGACCATCGCGCTCCAGTCGTCGACGACGACCTCCAGGTCACCGGCCTCGACGGCGTCGAGCGTGCGCCGGACGACGGCGACCGGGTCCTCCTTCGGCCCGTCGATGCCCGCGGCCATGTCCGTGTCCGCGAGGCCGAGGTGCACGGACGTGACCTGGGTGCCCTGCGCGGCCAGCTCGAGCCGCAGCGCGTTGCTCATGTTCCAGTTCGCCGCCTTGGACACCGCGTACGCCCCGGAGCCCGGGAACGCGAACCAGGACAGTGCAGAGGCGACGTTGACGATCCTCCCGCCGCCGTTGGCGGCCAGCACGGGCGCGAACGCCCGGACCATCGACAGCGTGCCCCAGAAGTTGACGTCCATCTCGGCGCGCACGCCCGCGAGGTCGCCGAGCAGCGTCGAGCCCGTCGAGATGCCGGCGTTGTTGACGAGCAGGTCCACGTCCGTGGCCAGCGCGGCCGCCGCGGCGACGGCGTCGGGGTCGGTGATGTCGAGCGCGACCCGGCGGACGCCGGGCAGGTCGATCGCGGCGGGCTCGCGAGCGGCGGCGTAGACGGTGGCCCCGCGGGCGAGGAGCTCGGCGGCGAAGTGGCGACCGAGGCCGCGGTTGGCCCCGGTGATCAGTGCTGTTGTCATGTCTGGCACGCTAGGACCTGACGTCGACGTGAGGGTCAAGTGCGGGTCGGGAGGCCGGGTGCGCATCGGGGAGGTCGCCGCGCAGGCGGGCGTGAGCGTGCGGGCGCTGCGCTACTACGAGGAGCAGGGGCTGCTGGACGCGGAGCGCACCGCGAGCGGGCAGCGCCGGTACCCGCCGGGTGCGGTCGAGCGGGTCCGGTTCATCCAGAGCCTCTACGCCGCCGGGCTGGGCAGCAAGGCCGTGCTCCGGATCCTGCCGTGCATGGACCGCGGGGTGCTCACCGACGAGATGCACGACCGGCTGCTGGCCGAGCGCGCGCGGGTGCAGGCCCAGCTCGACGAGCTGACCGCGACCCGCGACAAGCTCGACGACGTCATCCGGCTCGGGCAGGCGCACCGCCTGGGACACGGGCACCGAGCCGGCGCGGACGCCTGCGCCGCCGCCTCCTGAGGGGACCCGGTCCCCGGACCTACGCCGGCGCCACCGTCGTCCGCATCACCGTCTTGCTCGTCCCGATGTGCCGCTCGAACACGAACCCGGCCTCCTCGAACATCCCGCGCGTGACGTTGTGCAGGAACGAGGACGAGACCCGCTTCCCCGGTGGCAGCTCGTTCGGGAACGACACCACCTCCCCGCCGCCGGCTCGCGCGATGAGGTCCAGCGCACCGCGCAGCGCCTCCAGCGCCACGCCCTGCCGCCGGTGGTCCCGGTCGACGAAGAAGCAGGTGATCCGCCAGGGCGCCGGGCGGCTCTCCCCCGCGTCGTACTGCTTGCGGTGGTAGATCCGGGGCAGCTCCTCCGGGCTGCCGTACTGGCACCAGGCGATCGCCTGCTCGCCGTCGAACACCAGCGCGGCGTGCGCGACGCCCTCCTCCACCAGCCGCCGCTTGAAGTCCGGCCCCGCGTGGTCGGCCTTGGTCGTCGTCGGGGTGTCACCGTGGAAGTAGCTGCACCAGCAGCCGCCCCACACGCCGTTGTGCTTCTCGGCGAGCGCGCGCCAGGCCGGGAACGTCTCCGGCGACAGCGGCTTCACGACGTGTGCGGCCATGGGGCGATCCTGCTCCCGGGACGCTGCGGACGGAAGGCCCGGCGGCCCGATGTCCGGCGGCCGACGCCGGCGGTGCACGCGGGCGGTGCACGCGGGCGGTGGACGCGGGCGGTGGACGGGGGCGGTGGACGGGGGCGGTGGACTGAGGCGGTGGCTGCGAGCGATGGCTCCGAGCGGTGGCTGCGCGTGTCGTCGGGCGGTAGCTCCGAGCGGTGGCCGCTGGCGGCTCCCGCCGTCGCGCGACTCGCGGACGCGTGACCGATCGCCCCCGGTCGTCGCGCGCGGTCGGGCGCGGTCAGTGCTCGCCGACCCGCGCGACGA encodes the following:
- a CDS encoding response regulator transcription factor — protein: MTPLTRVGIVEDEALMRSMLEQTLSAQESIRVVHAVPGVTEARLVFTPGSCDVALLDVNLPDGNGVALGVTLQRADPRLAVMLLSSEDVMGLFTTVQDQASRPWSYLSKRSSFARDVLVRAVVATAQGQVVLDPYLVQRSQPRPGSAVSELTPAQFGVLRLVAEGLSNQAAGERLGINERSVESHLKSIYQRLGIDGDGHNRRVAAVLAFLEQTGRTWRG
- a CDS encoding sensor histidine kinase; the encoded protein is MTTATAGSRDLRRVTLVVGITNTALYAALTAGAWAAWGGLQAELSRERSLAAVVADGVLILVINLAFGLAVLAGALALGVLDRGWPARVGLTAAVSAAASVPRMAALVSLGSTPTGVAYVTATGAMGFLSGLVGVLAAVFAGTLVDRARREEQRRAAEADRARRAVDALQDEELRVRRMVFDQLHGTLQYHLVSVTAGLDRLAEDLDAAGARDRGAEVRAWAGTLEEIREQDVRSLSHAVFPSGADLGTEEAIALLLHRLPAQVSTSIEIGPVYRGLVDRGAAPMPMAERLVVIYTVEEAVTNALKHGRAHAVQVRAEAEPTSDPGRWVFATVVDDDGSGPTRPDPPLHGLARHRERLEHRGGTLTLGTNPDGGGRLSFRLPFTVSPGAPPS
- a CDS encoding class II fructose-bisphosphate aldolase, whose product is MIASTAALARHGREHGYAVPAVNVLDDLSLRAVVAAAVHLQAPLIVQLSVKTVRSTGTELLTSMFRYATRDLTVPVALHLDHCPDRSVIDEVVAAGWSSVLFDASDRDLVTAERETAEVVAQAHAAGLDVESEIENIVGVEDGVGSDVALHAYSVEQLAEVADRTGADLLAPQLGTAHGEYRARPVLLPERVRELAALTDRPIVLHGGTGLSADDFAAFIAAGVSKINISTAVKVAYMRAAAAHLDVARERDKWDPPSMFRDVAAAVEGAIVPLVEQFGAAGHARGVARAVR
- a CDS encoding HAD-IA family hydrolase; this encodes MSPGLLLDCDGVLADTERDGHLPAFNATFEEFGLPVRWSQEEYGRLLAIGGGKERLRTLLEPGLVARAGLPTDEDEQRELVARWHRAKTERYTALVRSGALPGRPGIARLVAEADAAGWRLAVASTSAEESVRAVLEHAVGPGLAARFDVFAGDVVPHKKPAPDIYLLALRETGLDPREVVVVEDSANGLRAALAAGLTTVVTVSSYTRDEDFTGAALVVTSLGDPPDDPATTLADPRGLEVDGAVRLEHLQRLLGPQQGATP
- the dhaL gene encoding dihydroxyacetone kinase subunit DhaL → MSQQRVEQVVRTVAETCVENEQYFGELDSVVGDGDFGFSLARGFENVLAGWDDYDRADAGTFLQKIAVTMSGRIGGTSGPIWGTAFLRAAGVVKGKQEVTGDDVVAMLRAAVEGIKARGGADLGEKTLLDALVPLTDAVEQRLAAGAAPAEVAQAAATTARAAAEATRPMQARRGRASYTGERSIGSLDPGAVAVAVLAERVAATW
- the dhaK gene encoding dihydroxyacetone kinase subunit DhaK, yielding MKKFVNDPKTFVPDMLTGLALANPDTLRYVPEYNLIMRADAPRHDKVSIIQGSGSGHEPAHVMVVGKGMLDGACPGDVFAAPPMEYVLESAKLLASDKGVLLLVNNYTGDKMAFEMASELAEAEGLSVRTLFIDDDVAVQDSTWTVGRRGVAGNFFVMKAVGAAAEAGADLDELVRIGEKVNSVTRTMGIALTPCTPPAKGSPLFELGDDEMEVGVGIHGEPGRRRAPLVPADGIVDELLGAVLPDLPYASGDEVALMINGLGGTPISELYLLYGIAHQKLAAQGITVGRSYVGEYCTSLDMAGASLTLVRLDDEIRGLLAAPAEVAVRVF
- a CDS encoding SDR family oxidoreductase produces the protein MTTALITGANRGLGRHFAAELLARGATVYAAAREPAAIDLPGVRRVALDITDPDAVAAAAALATDVDLLVNNAGISTGSTLLGDLAGVRAEMDVNFWGTLSMVRAFAPVLAANGGGRIVNVASALSWFAFPGSGAYAVSKAANWNMSNALRLELAAQGTQVTSVHLGLADTDMAAGIDGPKEDPVAVVRRTLDAVEAGDLEVVVDDWSAMVKASLAEDPRAFYERFLTA
- a CDS encoding MerR family transcriptional regulator codes for the protein MRIGEVAAQAGVSVRALRYYEEQGLLDAERTASGQRRYPPGAVERVRFIQSLYAAGLGSKAVLRILPCMDRGVLTDEMHDRLLAERARVQAQLDELTATRDKLDDVIRLGQAHRLGHGHRAGADACAAAS
- a CDS encoding GNAT family N-acetyltransferase, producing MAAHVVKPLSPETFPAWRALAEKHNGVWGGCWCSYFHGDTPTTTKADHAGPDFKRRLVEEGVAHAALVFDGEQAIAWCQYGSPEELPRIYHRKQYDAGESRPAPWRITCFFVDRDHRRQGVALEALRGALDLIARAGGGEVVSFPNELPPGKRVSSSFLHNVTRGMFEEAGFVFERHIGTSKTVMRTTVAPA